From one Nocardioides sp. Kera G14 genomic stretch:
- a CDS encoding sugar phosphate isomerase/epimerase family protein, whose product MSGESPVRIGLSTVSVYPESTAAGFDWAVQLGYDAVEVMVGIDRDSTNIESVRQLAEGHGIAVSAIHSPCLLFTQRVWGTEPWGKLERSAEMAHAVGAETVVVHPPFRWQRDYARYFVEGIKRLERETGLRYAVENMYPWKARSTGRASGPVAMYLPDRDPSIGDFAHGTIDVSHAAIGGDDVIEMAERWGDRLAHIHLTDGTGSAKDEHLVPGRGTMGADRFLQHLARTGFDGEIIVEITTRKAGSREARREMLAESLAFARKHLTT is encoded by the coding sequence GTGAGTGGAGAATCCCCAGTCCGCATTGGGCTCTCGACCGTCTCGGTCTATCCCGAGTCGACGGCGGCAGGTTTCGACTGGGCGGTCCAGCTCGGCTACGACGCGGTCGAGGTGATGGTCGGCATCGACCGCGACTCGACCAACATCGAGTCCGTGCGCCAGCTCGCCGAGGGCCACGGGATCGCCGTCTCGGCGATCCACTCGCCCTGCCTGCTCTTCACCCAGCGCGTCTGGGGGACCGAGCCGTGGGGCAAGCTCGAGCGCTCTGCGGAGATGGCGCACGCCGTCGGAGCAGAGACGGTCGTCGTACACCCGCCGTTCCGCTGGCAGCGCGACTACGCCCGCTACTTCGTCGAGGGCATCAAGCGCCTCGAGCGCGAGACCGGCCTGCGCTATGCGGTCGAGAACATGTACCCGTGGAAGGCCCGCTCCACCGGTCGTGCCAGCGGGCCGGTCGCGATGTACCTCCCCGACCGCGACCCGAGCATCGGGGACTTCGCCCACGGCACGATCGACGTCAGCCACGCCGCCATCGGCGGGGACGACGTCATCGAGATGGCCGAGCGCTGGGGAGACCGGCTCGCGCACATCCACCTCACGGACGGCACCGGCTCGGCCAAGGACGAGCACCTCGTCCCCGGCCGCGGCACGATGGGCGCCGACCGCTTCCTGCAGCACCTGGCCCGCACCGGCTTCGACGGCGAGATCATCGTCGAGATCACCACTCGCAAGGCCGGCTCCCGCGAGGCGCGCAGGGAGATGCTCGCCGAGTCCCTCGCCTTCGCCCGGAAGCATCTGACAACCTGA
- a CDS encoding ABC transporter ATP-binding protein — MSTSTAIRAAGLHVTRGDHEVLHGLDFEVPAGQITGLLGPSGCGKSTLMRAVVGVQAGITGTCEVLGEPAGSPALRSRIGYVTQASSIYADLTVAENLRFFARVLGVSNQDVDQVVTTVDLEAQAGAVVRDLSGGQRSRVSLAVALLGQPDLLVLDEPTVGLDPVLREDLWTTFHRLAADGAALLVSSHVMDEADRCDRLLLMRDGVFLASGTPAEIKAQAGADDIEQAFLALVRAA; from the coding sequence GTGAGTACGTCGACGGCGATCCGGGCTGCGGGGCTTCATGTCACGCGCGGTGATCATGAGGTGCTGCACGGGTTGGACTTCGAGGTTCCGGCCGGCCAGATCACCGGTCTCCTCGGACCGTCGGGATGTGGCAAGTCCACGCTGATGCGCGCGGTCGTCGGCGTCCAGGCAGGTATCACAGGCACCTGCGAGGTGCTGGGGGAGCCGGCCGGGAGCCCGGCGCTGAGGAGCCGCATCGGCTATGTCACCCAAGCCTCCAGCATCTACGCCGACCTGACGGTGGCGGAGAACCTCCGCTTCTTCGCCCGCGTCCTGGGCGTCTCGAACCAGGACGTCGATCAGGTCGTGACCACGGTCGACCTCGAGGCGCAGGCGGGTGCCGTCGTACGGGACCTGTCCGGAGGGCAGCGCTCCAGGGTCTCGCTCGCCGTGGCGCTGCTGGGCCAGCCCGACCTCCTCGTCCTCGACGAGCCGACGGTCGGCCTCGACCCGGTGCTCCGCGAGGACCTGTGGACCACGTTCCACCGCCTGGCAGCGGACGGTGCCGCACTGCTGGTCTCGAGTCATGTCATGGACGAGGCCGACCGGTGCGACCGCCTGCTCCTCATGCGTGATGGTGTCTTCCTCGCCAGCGGCACACCCGCGGAGATCAAGGCCCAGGCGGGGGCCGACGACATCGAGCAGGCATTCCTCGCCCTGGTGCGTGCGGCATGA
- a CDS encoding ABC transporter permease: MSPRIAVAIAARVLTQIRRDPRTLAMLLVVPAALMVLLWWMFKDVPVSPFDRLGPALLAIFPLFVMFLVTSVTTLRERSSGTLERLLAMPTGKLDFLAGYAAAFGLIAAVQALIAVGICIGPLDLSLAGSPVLLCVIAIVDAILGTALGLLVSAFATTEFQAVQFMPVVIVPQILVCGLFVPREQLPSVLEDASRVLPLSYAVDAMQHLVTQTSTGEVWRDLGIVAAFALAALVLGAATLRRRTP, from the coding sequence ATGAGCCCCCGGATCGCGGTCGCGATCGCCGCCCGCGTCCTCACCCAGATCCGTCGCGACCCCCGCACGCTGGCGATGCTGCTCGTCGTCCCGGCCGCGCTCATGGTGCTGCTCTGGTGGATGTTCAAGGACGTGCCGGTCTCACCGTTCGACCGGCTCGGCCCCGCGCTGCTCGCCATCTTCCCCTTGTTCGTCATGTTCCTCGTGACCTCGGTGACGACGCTTCGGGAGCGCTCGTCGGGCACCCTCGAGCGACTGCTCGCGATGCCGACCGGCAAGCTCGACTTCCTCGCCGGTTACGCGGCTGCCTTCGGGCTGATCGCCGCCGTGCAGGCTCTCATCGCGGTCGGGATCTGCATCGGCCCGCTCGATCTCAGCCTGGCCGGGTCGCCTGTCCTGCTCTGCGTCATCGCCATCGTCGACGCCATCCTGGGCACGGCGCTCGGCCTGCTCGTGAGCGCGTTCGCGACCACCGAGTTCCAGGCTGTGCAGTTCATGCCGGTGGTCATCGTGCCGCAGATCCTGGTCTGCGGCCTCTTCGTCCCCCGGGAGCAACTGCCGTCGGTACTCGAGGATGCCAGCAGGGTCCTGCCGCTGTCGTACGCCGTCGACGCGATGCAGCACCTCGTCACCCAGACGTCGACCGGCGAGGTCTGGCGGGACCTCGGGATCGTGGCCGCCTTCGCCCTCGCCGCCCTGGTGCTCGGAGCAGCAACCCTCCGTCGCCGCACGCCGTAA